AGGTAGTCGCCTGGGCGTTGCTGCTCGTCGCGGCGGGCAGTGGGCTGACGGTCTTCATGGCGCAGTCCTGGCAGCTCATCCTGTTTTGGGGTGTCTTCGTCGGCCTTGGCACGGGATCGATGGCGTTGGCCTTCGTGGCGACGGTGACCAATCGGTGGTTCGTCAAGCACCGTGGCGTCGTGACCGGCGTGCTCACCGCGGGCGGTGCTGCTGGCCAGTTGGTGTTCCTTCCTCTGCTCGCGCTGATCGTCGAACAAGGCACCTGGCGGTTCGCGTCGCTCACGGTGGCCCTTGCGGCGCTAGCGGTGGTTCCGCTCGTGTTGTGGCTGTTGCGCGATCACCCCGGCGAGGTCGGTTTGACCGCCTACGGTGCTTCGGGTCCTGTGGAGGCTCCGCCCGCGCCTGTCGGAGGAGCGGCGCGACGAGCCGTCAAGGCGTTGTTCTCCGCCGCGCGCACGAAGACGTTCTGGTACCTCGCGGGTGGCTTCGCGATCTGTGGCATGACGACGAACGGCTTGGTGGGGACGCACTTCATTCCTGCTGCGCACGACCACGGCATGCCCACCACGGCCGCCGCGGGCCTGCTCGCGCTCGTTGGCATCTTCGACATCGCGGGCACTGTGTTCTCCGGTTGGCTGACGGACCGGATCGACTCGCGTGTGCTGCTGGGGATCTACTACGGACTGCGTGGTGTGTCATTGGCGATCCTGCCCAGTTTGTTCGACGCCACCGCGCACCCGAGCATGTTGGTGTTCATCATCTTCTACGGCTTGGACTGGGTGGCCACGGTGCCGCCGACCGTTGCGCTGTGCCGGGAGCACTTCGGCGCAGACGGCGCTGTGGTCTTCGGTTGGGTCTTCGCCTCGCACCAGGTCGGTGCGGCGATCGCGGCGACCGCGGCCGGACTTGTCCGCGACTCGCTGGGTGAGTACACCGTGGCTTGGTATGTCGCCGCGGGTTTGAGCATGGTCGCCGCCGCGCTGTCGATGCTGATCGCGCATAGTGGGCGCCGTGACGCAGCCGCCGTTTTGGGACCAGACCGAGCGCATGCCGCAGGGGAGGGCGCTGAGGGAGCGCTCACACGAACTCCTGGAGGTCAAGCCGGGTGAGGTCGTGCTCGACGTCGGGTGCGGAACGGGCCACGCGGTCGCCGAGTTGACCTCACTGGGCGCGCGGGCCATCGGGGTCGACGCCGGGGATGCGCTGTCCTTCGCGAAGGAGTGGTTCCCCTCGTGCGACTTCCGCAACGGGAGCGCGGAGAACCTGCCGGTCGAGTCGTCCTCTGTGGACTGTTATCGTGCCCAGCGGCTGTACCACCTGCTCGCCGAGCCGTCGCGGGCGCTGGCGGAGGCTCGCCGGGTGCTCGTGCCGTGGGGCAGGATCGCGCTGATCGGCCAGGACTACGACATGTGGGCCGTGGCCTCTGACGCCCCCGAGCGGACCCGCGCGCTGCTGCACACCTACGCCCAGCGGATGTCCACGCCGAACGGTGGCCTCAAGTATCGGGAGTTGTTGCTGGACAACGGCTTCACCGATGTGCGCGTGGAGGTTCATACGGCGGTGCACAGCGACCACGCCGCGCTCGCGCCGCTGTTGAAGCAGATCGCCGCGTCGGACGCGGACGACTGGCTCGACGAGCAGGCCGACCGGGGAGCGCGTGGCCGGTTCCTCGCGGTGCTGCCGTCTTTTCTAGTGGTCGGAGTGCGGGCCGCTGCACAAGAATGAGCGCGTGGAGCTGACGATCCGGCCGCTTGCCGACGAAGACGTGTCCGCGCGCTACGAGCTCAACCGGGTCGCGTTCGGTCGAACCCAGCCGTTGTCGCAGGTCGAGGCTACCTTGTCGCGGATCGCCGACCATGCGGGCATGAACTGGTGGGGCGTGTTCGACGAACGCGGCACGCTCGTCGCGGATGCCGCGGACCGCGAACAGGGCCAGTGGTTCGGCGGGCGGCTCGTACCCACCAGCGGCATCGCGGGTGTCGCGGTCGCGCCCGAGTTCCGTGGAACCGGGGTCGCACAGAAGCTGCTCAAGCACATGCTCGGCGCCGCGCGGGACCGAGGCGCGGTGATCAGCACCTTGATGCCGAGCGTCCCTGGTCTCTACCGCAAGCTCGGTTGGGAGCAGGTCGGCGCGATCGTGGACGAACGCGTCGTCACGACGGCCTTGCAGTCGGTACGCGCCGTACCCGGTGTGACCGTGCGCCCTGTGACCGTCGAGGACTTCCCGGTGGTGGAGGAGGTCTACCGTGCGTACGCGCGCGCCGGGAACGGCCTCATGGAGCGCAGTGGCCCGCTCTTCAAGGCGACTCTCGCCGAAGTGCTCGACGAGTACCGCATGACGTTGGTGGAGGGCCCTGACGGCGCGGAGGGCTACGCGAGTTGGAAGCGCACGGACGGCTACGGCCTCGGTGCGAAGCTCATCGTCAAGGACCTGATCACGCTGACCGAGCGCGCCCTGACGACCCTGCTGGCGCAGTTCGGCAGTTGGGGGACTGTGGCGCCCACGACGGAGATACGCCTGGCGCTACCTGACGAACTCGTGTGGGGACTGCCCGTGCACTTGGAGCGCGCATCGACGGATGCGTGGATGCTGCGCCTCGTGGACGCGCCAGCGGCGATCTCGGCTCGTGGGTGGCCAGAGCTGCGTGCGACCGTCGACCTGGAGATCGTGGATGAGGTGTGCCCGTGGAACGCGGGACCGCACCGTTTGATGGTTGCGGGAGGCTCAGCGACGTTGGAGCCCGGCGGTAGCGGCGAGGTGGTCATCGGCAGTCGCGGGCTCGCGGTGCTCTACGGCGGTGGAGCGAGCACGGCGGCACTGCGTCGGTACGACTTGCTCTACGGCGGCGACGGCCGCACGGATGCCTTGCTGGACGCAGCGTTCGCTGGGCCGCGACCGGGGTTGCTGGACGCCTTCTAAGCAGGGTGGTGGTCGGGGACCGCGTTGAGTTCGATGCCGTGCTCAAGCAGGGCCTTCATCGCGCACAGCGCCGTGGTGAAGCCGCCGACGGTGTCGTTGACCCAGCGGAGGCGATCTTCGTCGGAACCGGAGAAGCCGGTTTCCGTGACTTCGACGAAGGTGGCGTTCTCCCCGTGCGGAGTGAACCGCAGCTCCACCGTTGTCGGCTGTTCGTAGTTGCCCCATTCGAACCGGATCAGTCGTCCTTCCTCGACCTCCTTGACGTGGACGTCGACGGACGCGCCGTACGTTTCCCACTCCCAGCGCAGCTCTGCCCCCGGGACCATCGCCCCGCTGCTCTTGCTGTACCAGAACCGCGTGGTCACGGCCGGGTCGGCGAAGGCACGGAACGCCTCCTCCGCGGAAGCACGGACGATCATGCAAGCGGATGCGTTCTGCATGGCCTCATCGTGCACCCGTATTAAGGCGTCCGCTCTGCGAGCTTGGCCAGGTGGCGGGAGAAGCCGAGCAACGCGGCACGAAGCTCGACGGGCTTGCGGATGACGAACGGCCACTCCAGGCCCGCGAGCATTCGCGCCATGCCGTCCAGCTTCTCCGCGCGTGTGCGCAGAATGACCACGCCCTGCTCTTCGGCCACGGTTCCTGTCGTAGGGGGGATGCGTCTGCGCACCGCGTCGACTGGGCCCTCTACGACGACTTCGACCTCCCACATGTACAGCACGCCTGCTAGTGACCGCGTGACGTGCTCGACCGCATTGAAGTCCGCAGGCATCTCGAACGTCTTGTCCTGCAACGAAACCGACTGCACGCGGTCGAGCCTGAACGTGCGTAGTTCGCTGCGGCGGTGGTCGTGACCCGTGACGTACCAACGCCCTGAGTGGAAGACCACGCCGTAAGGATCCAGTTCGCGGTCGGACTCCTCGTCATGCCACGACCGGTATCGGAGGTGCACGCGCGTCCTACGGCGCACAGCCTCGCCCATGACCAACAACGTGTCCGTGTCCGGAGCTTTGCCCTCACGGGGAAGCAGTGTGAAGCCCAGTGCTTCTTGGACTGCCTGCGTGCGTTCGCGCAGCGCGGGCGGAAGCACACGTTGGATCTTCGCGAGAGCACTGTCGACCGCGGGCTCCGTTGTCGCCAAACCGATCCGTTTGCTGGCGGTGAGCCCTAGCGTCACCGCGACAGCTTCGTCGTTGCTCAGCATCAGCGGCGGCAGCTTGTAACCGGGACGCAGCCGGTAGCCCCCGTAGCGGCCGCGGTCGGCCTCCACCGGAACGCCGAACTCGGCCAGTCTGGTGGCATAGCGGCGCACGGTGCGCTCGTCCACGCCAAGCCGCTGGGCCAGCTCCCGGCCGAGCAGGTGGTGGTGCGCCTGGAGCAGCTCCAGCATGGCCAGGAGCCGGGTGGTGGGATGTGGCACGGGTCACAACCTTAATCCGGACGTGTTCTGTCCGGTTTTGATTCTACGGTTCTCCCGACGACATCGAGCGAGGAGAAACGACATGACCACTTACGTTCTGGTTCCCGGTGCGTGGATCGGCGGCTGGGCCTACGCGGAGGTCGCTGACCTGCTGCGGGCCGAGGGTCACGAGGTGCACGCGGTCACGCTCAGCGGCCTGGATGGCGGCGGTGACGCGGCGTCGATCGACCTGGAGACGCACATTGCGGACGTGGTCGGCGTGATCGGCGACCGCGAGGACGTGGTCCTGGTGGGGCACAGCTACGCGGGCATGGTGATCACGGGCGTGGCCGACCGGGTGGGTGAGCGGCTGGCGAAGCTGGTCTACCTCGACTCGGCGCCGTTCGAGAACGGTGAGTCCATGCTGGACTTCAGCGGGCCGATCCCGAACGTCGACGGTCGCTTCCCGTTCCCGTCCTTCGAGGCGCTGAGCCAGGACGCGGGCATCGACAAGGACACCTACGACGTCCTGAGCACCAAGGCGGTCGGTCACCCCTACGGCTCGTACGCGCAGCCGTTGCGGATCAGCGACAAGGAACCGACCTACGAGCGCGTCGTGATCGCGTGCGACGACTTCCGCGGACTCGTCGCGACGGGCATGCCTCGCTTCCAGCAGTTCGTGGCGCCCGTGTGGAAGCGCGTGGACATCGACACAGGTCACTGGCCCATGATCACGACGCCCAAGGAGCTCGCGGCGGTCCTGAACGCCCTCTGAACCCGGCGCCCGCCGTGGTCGCCGCATTAGTCTCGGCGCGTGCTCACGATCCTCAGCGCGGTGGCGGTGGCCGCGACGCTCGTCGTCCCGGCCACCCACCCCGCCCCGGTGCCCCTGATCATCGACACGGACATCTGTGCCGCGGTGGACGACGTGTCCGCGCTCGCGATGGCCAACCTCATGCACAGCAGGGGCGAGGCGAAGCTGCTCGGTGTCATGGTCGACACGCGGGGCGACGCGGGCGCAGCTGCGGTGGATGTGGTCAACACGCACTACAAGCACCCGAACATCCCGATCGGCGCCCTCAAGCCGACGGACAACTCCACTTGTGAGCAGTTCGCGCACAACTACGCGCCACAGCTCGCGAAGAAGTTCCCGCATGACTTACAAGGCGGCAATGCAGCTCTCGAAGCGACTGCGCTCTACCGCAAACTGCTTGCCACACAAAGGGACCGCAGTGTCGTAGTGGTCTCCTTGGGAGCCACGACGAACCTGCGCACCCTGTTGGACGCTGATGCGGATCTGGTGCGCAGAAAGGTCTCCCGGCTGATCGTGATGGGCGGCCAGTACCCGCGTAGCGCCTCTGAACCCGAGTTCAACTTCGCCCTCGACCCGGCGGCGACCGCGCGCGTAGTGCACGACTGGCCGACGCCCGTCGTGTTCAGCGGTGGAGAGCTCTCGGTGTCCTTCGGCAAACGGATCACCGGAACGAGCCCGCTGGCGGAGACCTTCCGCATCGGTTTCGGTGCCGGCGCCGACGGTGAGCTGTGGGACGTGCTGCCGATGTACTACGCGGTGCGCGGCGCGAAGCACTTCACCGAGGTGCGCGGCGGCTCGAACCGCGTCGGCGCGGGCGGGGCGAACGAGTGGGTCAGCCCGCCGACCCGCGACCACGCGTACCTGAAGCTCGCGAGCGAGAAGCCGGTCATCGCGAAGATCATCGAAGACATGCTGGTCAGCGCTCCTTAACGGAGGGTGGTTGGCACGTCCCGGGGGCGACAGGGCAGGCTAGGAAGGGTGTCGAGCTCCCGCAACGCTTCACGCGTGTTCTTCCAGGCCGTCCTGCGCCGTCCCAGCCTGATCGGTGGCGTGTGGCCCAGTTCCCCCGCGCTGGCCGCCCGGCTGGCCTCGGTCATCCCCGGTTCCGGCGACCCGGTCGTCGTCGAGCTGGGCGCGGGCAGCGGCGCGGTCAGCGACGGCATCACCGCCCGCCTCGGCTCGCGCGGCCGCTACCTCGCGGTCGAGCTGGACGAGGAGCTGGCCGGCCACCTGCGGGAGAACTACCCGCGCATGGAGGTCCTCAACGCCAACGCCACCGAGCTGGGCAAACTGCTGGCCGACCGGGGCGTCGACGCGGTCGACGCGGTGGTCAGCGGCCTGCCGTGGGCGCTGATCGGCGAGCAGGGCCAGCGCGAGATCCTCGGCCACGTCGCTGAGGTGTTGCACCCGCACGGCGTCTTCACCACCTTCGCGTACGTGCACGCCCTCGGCATGGACAACGCCCGCCGGTTCCGCCGCCTCCTCGAAGCCACCTTCGACGAGGTCCTGCTGACCCGCGTCGTCTGGGCGAACCTCCCGCCCGCCATCACCTACGTCTGCCGCCGCCCCCGGTAACCGCCGGAGCCCGGTTGCCGCTCTGGCAACCGGGCCCCGTCCGTCACACCACCGCGTCGATCTCCGCGAGGAGCCGCTTCCGCACGTCCTCACCGCAGAACGACGCGCGCACGCCGTTGCGGGCCAGCTCGGCGAGATCGTTCCTGTCGAAGCCGAACTCCTTGTGGCACAACAGGTATTCGCGGTTGAGATCGGTGTCGAACATGCCGGGGTCGTCGGTGTTCAGGGTGACGAGCACCCCGGACTGCACCAGGCGGGGCAGCGGGTGCTCACCGATCGATCGCACCGCGCGCGTGCGCAGGTTCGACGTAGGGCAGATCTCCAGCGCGATCCGCCGTTCGGCCAGGTGCTCCACCAGGCGCGGGTCGTGGATCGCCGAGACACCGTGGCCGATCCGCTCCGCGCCCAGGTCGTGCACGGCGGACCAGATCGTGGCCGGCCCCGTCGTCTCCCCGGCGTGCGGCACGCTGTGCAACCCCGCTTCCCGGGCCAGGGTGAACATCGAGGCGAACTGCGCCCGACCCACTCCGATCTCCGGGCCGCCCAGCCCGAACGCGACGGTCCCCTGTGGACGGTGCCGCAGCGCCCACCGCACGGTGGTGGTCCCGGCGGCGCGGCCCTTCTCGCCGGGGATGTCGAAGATCCACGCCAGCAGCACGCCGTGCTCGTCGAAGGCCCGCTTGCGGCCGGTCTCCAACGCCTCGGCCAGCTCGTCGGGCTCGATCCCGGCCAGCAGGTGCAGATGCGGTGTCACGGTGACCTCGGCGTAGCGGACGGTGCACCGCGCGAGGTCGCGTGCGAGACCGGTCACCAGGGTCACGATGTCCTCGCCGGTGCGCACGAGGGCGCTCACCGCGAGGATCACGTCCAGGAAGTGCGCGAAGTCCGTGAAGACGTAGAAGTCCTTCAACAACGCTTCATCGGTCGGCACACCGCCGTCGGGGTGGCGGCGCGCGAGTTCGAGCACGGTCGGCACGGAGGCGGCGCCGACGAGATGGACGTGCAGTTCGGTCTTGGGGAGCGCGGCGACGAACGCCGCGATGTCGTCGGACATGCGGAAACAGACCTTCCAAGAAAGGGATGAGTGGGCTCGGGCGATCAGGCCCGGGTCACCACGCGAGGTCAGTCCGCGCGTGATCGGCTCCGTACAGGGGATGGGCGACCAAGCCCGCCAGGAACACGTTCACGTCATCAGTGTTTCACGGTCCGCTGTGGATTCAGAAGGACATTTGGAGTATTGACCTCGTGGTCTCCCGAGGCGAAGGTGCGCAGGTACCCAATCGCTAGGGGGAAGTCGATGAGGCGTGCACGAACAGTCCTGCTGGCCGCGGTGGTGCTGCTGCCGCTGACCGGTGCGCACGCGCTGGCCACCGCGCCGCCGCAGCAGCCGGTGTTCGTCGACGGTGAGGCGCAGCCGGTCTACGACCCCACGGATGTCGTGCGGGAGAAGGTGTTCATCCGAGTCCCGATCGACAGCGACCTGGACGGCAAGGATGACGAGGTGCGCGCCGACGTGGTGCGCCAGCGCGCGACCACTCAGGGCCTCAAGGTGCCTGTGGTCTACCTCCCCAGCCCGTACTACGCGGGCGGGAACAACGTGCCGAACCACAACGTGGACGTCGAGCTGTACGTGCCGGACACGCCGCGCAAGAAAGATCGGCGCGACAGGCCGGGTACCGACCCCGACCGAGACCCACGCATCGCGGCGGCACTCGGTGTCTCCGGCCCGAACCCCGGCGTGATTCGTCCGTCCAGCTACGAGAAGTACCTCTTGGAGCGCGGCTACGCCGTTGTCTACGCTGAGTCGGTCGGCACTGGCGAGTCCACGGGCTGCCCCACGACCGGTGGGCGCAACGAGACCATCGGCGCGCGTTCCGTGGTGGATTGGCTCAACGGCCGCACTACGGCGCGAGACACCGCGAACAAGCCTTCTGACGCTTCGTGGACTACCGGCAAGACAGCGATGATGGGCGTGTCTTACAACGGCACGCTGCCGAACGCTGTGGCTTCCACCGGGGTGAAGGGCCTTGAGGCGATCGTGCCCATCGCGGCGATCTCCAGTTGGTACGACTATTACCGCGCCGACGGTGCGGTCGTCGCGCCCGGTGGGTACCAGGGCGAGGACGCGGACGTGCTTGCCGAGTACGTCTACAGCCGTTCCGATCGCGAGATCTGCAGGGCGATCATCGACGAGATCGCGCGTCAGCAGGACCGCGTCACAGGCGACTACAGCCCGTTCTGGGATGAGCGCAACTACCTCAACGACGCCAACAAGGTTCGTGCGGCGACGCTGGTCGTGCACGGGCTGAAGGACTGGAACGTCAAGACCAAGCACGCTGCGCAGTGGTACGACACGTTGAAGGCCAACAAGGTGCCCCACAAGATCTGGTGGCACCAGTCCGGTCACGCGGACCCGTTGGGGCTGCGCCGTGACGAGTGGCTGAAGACGCTCAACCGTTGGTACACCCGCTACCTGTTTGGTCAGCAGAACGCCGTCGAGACGGAGCCGCGCGCGACCATTCAGCGCGAGGACGGCAGTTGGGTCGACGAAGCCGAATGGCCCGTTCCCGGCAGCAGTGACGTCTCGGTGTACCCGTGGCCCGGAGGCGCGTCCACCGGCCGCCTAGAAGCCACCGCGTCGGTTCCCGGCAGCGCCGTGGTGGAGAAGCTGGCCGACGACGCCAGCAAGAAGGTCGAG
The window above is part of the Allokutzneria albata genome. Proteins encoded here:
- a CDS encoding nucleoside hydrolase, coding for MLTILSAVAVAATLVVPATHPAPVPLIIDTDICAAVDDVSALAMANLMHSRGEAKLLGVMVDTRGDAGAAAVDVVNTHYKHPNIPIGALKPTDNSTCEQFAHNYAPQLAKKFPHDLQGGNAALEATALYRKLLATQRDRSVVVVSLGATTNLRTLLDADADLVRRKVSRLIVMGGQYPRSASEPEFNFALDPAATARVVHDWPTPVVFSGGELSVSFGKRITGTSPLAETFRIGFGAGADGELWDVLPMYYAVRGAKHFTEVRGGSNRVGAGGANEWVSPPTRDHAYLKLASEKPVIAKIIEDMLVSAP
- a CDS encoding Xaa-Pro dipeptidyl-peptidase encodes the protein MRRARTVLLAAVVLLPLTGAHALATAPPQQPVFVDGEAQPVYDPTDVVREKVFIRVPIDSDLDGKDDEVRADVVRQRATTQGLKVPVVYLPSPYYAGGNNVPNHNVDVELYVPDTPRKKDRRDRPGTDPDRDPRIAAALGVSGPNPGVIRPSSYEKYLLERGYAVVYAESVGTGESTGCPTTGGRNETIGARSVVDWLNGRTTARDTANKPSDASWTTGKTAMMGVSYNGTLPNAVASTGVKGLEAIVPIAAISSWYDYYRADGAVVAPGGYQGEDADVLAEYVYSRSDREICRAIIDEIARQQDRVTGDYSPFWDERNYLNDANKVRAATLVVHGLKDWNVKTKHAAQWYDTLKANKVPHKIWWHQSGHADPLGLRRDEWLKTLNRWYTRYLFGQQNAVETEPRATIQREDGSWVDEAEWPVPGSSDVSVYPWPGGASTGRLEATASVPGSAVVEKLADDASKKVEQLISLPSSGNRLSYATPAAKQALRISGTVKAELKIAFDRPAANVTAVLVDRAPDGTTKVITRGWTDPQNRSRPDRTEPVKPGEQYSLSVEMQPMDYVLPAGNKLGLVLLSSDYDYTLRPKPGTGLAVTLNQTRLVLPALGGKQAFVAAFGR
- the add gene encoding adenosine deaminase; amino-acid sequence: MSDDIAAFVAALPKTELHVHLVGAASVPTVLELARRHPDGGVPTDEALLKDFYVFTDFAHFLDVILAVSALVRTGEDIVTLVTGLARDLARCTVRYAEVTVTPHLHLLAGIEPDELAEALETGRKRAFDEHGVLLAWIFDIPGEKGRAAGTTTVRWALRHRPQGTVAFGLGGPEIGVGRAQFASMFTLAREAGLHSVPHAGETTGPATIWSAVHDLGAERIGHGVSAIHDPRLVEHLAERRIALEICPTSNLRTRAVRSIGEHPLPRLVQSGVLVTLNTDDPGMFDTDLNREYLLCHKEFGFDRNDLAELARNGVRASFCGEDVRKRLLAEIDAVV
- a CDS encoding methyltransferase domain-containing protein, which codes for MPQGRALRERSHELLEVKPGEVVLDVGCGTGHAVAELTSLGARAIGVDAGDALSFAKEWFPSCDFRNGSAENLPVESSSVDCYRAQRLYHLLAEPSRALAEARRVLVPWGRIALIGQDYDMWAVASDAPERTRALLHTYAQRMSTPNGGLKYRELLLDNGFTDVRVEVHTAVHSDHAALAPLLKQIAASDADDWLDEQADRGARGRFLAVLPSFLVVGVRAAAQE
- a CDS encoding MFS transporter, yielding MTHRPHRAWLVAAVTFIALVGAAGFRATPGVMINPLHEEFGWPLSTISLAVSINLLLYGLTSPFAAALMDRFGIRQVVAWALLLVAAGSGLTVFMAQSWQLILFWGVFVGLGTGSMALAFVATVTNRWFVKHRGVVTGVLTAGGAAGQLVFLPLLALIVEQGTWRFASLTVALAALAVVPLVLWLLRDHPGEVGLTAYGASGPVEAPPAPVGGAARRAVKALFSAARTKTFWYLAGGFAICGMTTNGLVGTHFIPAAHDHGMPTTAAAGLLALVGIFDIAGTVFSGWLTDRIDSRVLLGIYYGLRGVSLAILPSLFDATAHPSMLVFIIFYGLDWVATVPPTVALCREHFGADGAVVFGWVFASHQVGAAIAATAAGLVRDSLGEYTVAWYVAAGLSMVAAALSMLIAHSGRRDAAAVLGPDRAHAAGEGAEGALTRTPGGQAG
- a CDS encoding helix-turn-helix transcriptional regulator, encoding MPHPTTRLLAMLELLQAHHHLLGRELAQRLGVDERTVRRYATRLAEFGVPVEADRGRYGGYRLRPGYKLPPLMLSNDEAVAVTLGLTASKRIGLATTEPAVDSALAKIQRVLPPALRERTQAVQEALGFTLLPREGKAPDTDTLLVMGEAVRRRTRVHLRYRSWHDEESDRELDPYGVVFHSGRWYVTGHDHRRSELRTFRLDRVQSVSLQDKTFEMPADFNAVEHVTRSLAGVLYMWEVEVVVEGPVDAVRRRIPPTTGTVAEEQGVVILRTRAEKLDGMARMLAGLEWPFVIRKPVELRAALLGFSRHLAKLAERTP
- a CDS encoding SRPBCC family protein, with translation MQNASACMIVRASAEEAFRAFADPAVTTRFWYSKSSGAMVPGAELRWEWETYGASVDVHVKEVEEGRLIRFEWGNYEQPTTVELRFTPHGENATFVEVTETGFSGSDEDRLRWVNDTVGGFTTALCAMKALLEHGIELNAVPDHHPA
- a CDS encoding class I SAM-dependent methyltransferase; the protein is MSSSRNASRVFFQAVLRRPSLIGGVWPSSPALAARLASVIPGSGDPVVVELGAGSGAVSDGITARLGSRGRYLAVELDEELAGHLRENYPRMEVLNANATELGKLLADRGVDAVDAVVSGLPWALIGEQGQREILGHVAEVLHPHGVFTTFAYVHALGMDNARRFRRLLEATFDEVLLTRVVWANLPPAITYVCRRPR
- a CDS encoding GNAT family N-acetyltransferase, which translates into the protein MELTIRPLADEDVSARYELNRVAFGRTQPLSQVEATLSRIADHAGMNWWGVFDERGTLVADAADREQGQWFGGRLVPTSGIAGVAVAPEFRGTGVAQKLLKHMLGAARDRGAVISTLMPSVPGLYRKLGWEQVGAIVDERVVTTALQSVRAVPGVTVRPVTVEDFPVVEEVYRAYARAGNGLMERSGPLFKATLAEVLDEYRMTLVEGPDGAEGYASWKRTDGYGLGAKLIVKDLITLTERALTTLLAQFGSWGTVAPTTEIRLALPDELVWGLPVHLERASTDAWMLRLVDAPAAISARGWPELRATVDLEIVDEVCPWNAGPHRLMVAGGSATLEPGGSGEVVIGSRGLAVLYGGGASTAALRRYDLLYGGDGRTDALLDAAFAGPRPGLLDAF
- a CDS encoding alpha/beta fold hydrolase — protein: MTTYVLVPGAWIGGWAYAEVADLLRAEGHEVHAVTLSGLDGGGDAASIDLETHIADVVGVIGDREDVVLVGHSYAGMVITGVADRVGERLAKLVYLDSAPFENGESMLDFSGPIPNVDGRFPFPSFEALSQDAGIDKDTYDVLSTKAVGHPYGSYAQPLRISDKEPTYERVVIACDDFRGLVATGMPRFQQFVAPVWKRVDIDTGHWPMITTPKELAAVLNAL